GACATCACCGCGCGCGCGACGACGCGCGCGTGACGGACCCAAAGACGAAACCGGTACGAGGCGTTCTCGGCGGGGAGCACGAGCGTCACCTCGAACGGAGCCTGCTGCACGGACACGCGGGCGAAGCGCTCGCCGTGGAGCGCGAGCTCGTCACCAGCGCCGCCGCCGGCGACTTCGTAGCTGCACGTGCCGTCGCAGGTGATCGCGCCGGCGCCGCCCTCGGCGAGCTCGGCCTCGTCTTCGAACGACTGCGTCGCGGTCGCCTTCGCATCGAAGACGAGGCGGCCCGCGGCGTCGAAGGTGGCCGCGCGCGCCGGGGCCGCGAGCGCGAGCGCCGCGAGCCCCAGCCCGAGCGTAGCGAGCCTGGCTCGCACCGCTCCGCCGCTCATCGCGGGCGCCTCCGCCACGCCTCGAAGGCGCGCTCGGCGGCGTTCGGTGGCGGCTCGCGCGGCACCATCACGCGCTTCATCACCGCACGCATGGCGTCGGCTGCCCGGCGGTCTACCGGCTGCGGCGCGAGCGCGCGACGGAAGACGCGCTCCTCGGGGCTCGCCGCGCGCACCACGGCGTCGTCGACGAGCGCCTCGCCGTCGGCGAAGCGCGCCTCGACCAGCAGGCAGGTCGCGCGGCGCCGCGCACCACCGACGGCGCGGAACGCGCACCAGCCGTCCGCGTCGGGGGCGCCGTCATCGGTGAGGAGAGTGAGGTCCGGATCCGAGCGATCGCTGCACCCGAAGAGGACGACGCCCACGTCGAAGCAGTTGCCGGTGGGCGGCTTGACCCAGACGCTCGCGTACACCGGCGCGTCGCCGGGCGGCGCGACGCCGATGGCGCCGACCCGCTGCGACGGAGCGAGGTAGCCGCACTTCATCCCGCTCCGACACGCGGCGCCGATGCGGAGCTGACTGAACGTGCCGATGGGCACGAAGAGCGGTCCCGCGCCGACCCAACCAGAGGAGTCGGCGAAGGCGGTCTCCCACTCGAAATCGCCATCCCAGAGCAGGTTGTCGCGGGCGGCCACGTCACCGAACGGGCTCCGCTCGATGATGGTGCGGAGCGGCGCCTCGGCCTCGGCGTCGCCGGCGTCGGGCCGCGGCAGGGACGCGTCCGCCCCGGCGTCACGGGAGAGCGGCGAGACCGGCGCGTCGTCGTAGTCACACGCGCCGGCGAGCGCGAGCGCGACGCACGCGGCGAGCAACCCGAGGTGCGCACGGGTCACGGCGCGAGCTCCTGGCGCACCCACGCGAGAGCGGCGTCGTAGACGGTGTCGCGGCCGGCGAGCAGGTCCGACTGCAGCGGTAGCACCACCACGTCGGGCGCCACGCCGGTGCCGTTCAGCGTGCGCCCGTCGGCGGCGAGCGTATCGCCGACCGCGATCGAGTAACCGAGCCCGAGCCAGTACCCGAACTGATACCGGGTGGAGAAGCCTCCCGCCGTCTCGAAGGGCGCGAAGATGCGCGCCTTCGGAGCGCCCTTGAGCCCGAGCGGCAGCCAGTCGCTCGCCGAGCCATCGAGGTGCGTGAGGAGCGCGACCGGGACGTCCGTGCGCGCGCTCGCGCTGCCGGCCACCTCGACCTCGTCCCCGAGCGCGTCGAAGAGCGCCTTGCCCTCCGCGAGGCTCGCGGGGCCCTCTTCGTCGGCGCGATCACGGAAGCGGAAGCTGTCGAGCTTCACCGGCTTTCGCACGAAGTCCCAGATCATGGCCGGCCCGAGCGAGGTACCGCCGAAGCCGGAGCGGTGATCGAGCACGACGCCGCGCGCGCGCGCGCGCCAGGTGGCGACGGCCTCGGCGAGCTGCGGCCCTACGTCCCCGGGCTCTCCTCGACCCGTCACGTAGAGCGAGCTCCACTCGAGCCCGTAGATCGCCTCGCTCGAGTCGCTCTCGAGGACGATGCCCGAGTAGAAGCCGTCGCGCGAGTGCTCGGGCGGCGTGCCGGGCAGGTGCGAGCGCGGGCGGTTGTCACAGCTCACGTCCGCTCGAACCCCCGCAGGGACGCGCGCAATGTCTGCCACCCGGAGCGTCTCGGGCGCGCCGGCGCAGCCGCCGCTCGCCGCGTCGCAGCGCAGCACCTCGAAGCGCTCGGCGAATCTCGCGATGAGCCCGGGGAGCCGCGCGACGTCCTCGGCGTGGGTCTCGTGGTTCGACGCGGTCCAGAAACCATCGTCGACACCGATGAGCGAGCGCGCCCACTCGACCGGGTGCTTGCCGTCCACGCTCACCAGGCGATCGCCCGCGTGGAGCCCGAGCGCGTTCACGGTGCCGACGTGCGACACGAGCACGTCGAGGCGGCTCGGGTCGGGAGACGTGACGCCGCTCGAGGCGTCCGCCACGCCCTCGATGAAGCAGACCGAGATCGGCTTCGGCTGCTCGAGCACGAAGCCGGCGATGCCGGTGCTCTGGGTGTGCCAGTCGTGGAGCCGGTGGACGGCGACCTCGAAATGCCTCCAGAAGCTCCAGGCGTCGGCGGCCGAGCGCATCGCGTCGAGCTCGGCGAGCGCGCTCGGCAAGTCCAGGCGGCGGTTCCGGAAAGGGCCGAAGAGGAGCCGGAAGCGGCCCTGAAGGTACGCGACGAGATCGTCGCGCTCGGCATCCGCCGGTAGCCTCGGGACCCTCGGCGACATCGACCGGCACTCACCCCACTGGCAGGCGCGGCCCGCGCCGCAGGCTCGATCGTCGATCGCGCCGCGGCACGCCGCGCTCGGCGCCGCCGCGCCGTCCGGCACGAACTCGACGGCGTCCGCCTCGGCGCCCGTCGGCGAGAAGAGCCCCACCTCTACCAGCTTCGCGCGCGACGAGTCGAAGGAGAAGCCGCGCGTCTCGAGCTCGTACCAGCCGTCGCTCGTCATGCGCCCGGTGGGGTAGAGCGAGCCGAACTCGTCGACCCGCCCTTCCCCGTAGCTCGCCTCGACGGTCGCGATGAGCTCCCCGCGCGCCCACACGGTCACTCGATACGAGCTCGGGCTCGCGGGGAGCGCGAGCGGGATACTTACCCCGGCGAAGCGCGGCACCGCGAGCACGTGGCTCCCCTCGAGCGCGGCCTGCGATTCAGCGATGTCGAGCGGCGTCGGGCCGCCGGCGTCTCCGGCGTCCGGCTCGCCCGCGTCGGGGAGCGCGGGCTCGCCCGGCTCGAAGCCGAGCGTCCAGGCCGCCTTCGCGGAGAAGGTCGCCCGACCAGCGGCGTCGAACTCGGTCGCGCTGGCCTGCGCCGCCGCGAGCGCGAGCGAGAGCGCGAGCGCGGCGGCGAGGAGCGAGCGAGCCATCGACCGGGGCGCCCGTCCTATCACGGCCCCGTGAGCCCATCCAGCCGCCGAGAGGGCACTGGCGACCGGCGCGGGTGGTAGATATAATCCGCGAGAGAGCCGCCGGCGAGCCGCCGGCCGCGCCGCCACGGAGAACCCGCTCGATGATCACGCTCACCACACTCGCCGCCGACAGGGTCAGGGACATCGCGAAGACGGAGGGCCTCGAGGGCCAGGGGCTCCGGCTCCGCGTGGTAGGCGGCGGGTGCGCGGGGTTCCAGTACGACCTCTTCTTCGAGGAGAGCCCCACGGATCTGGACGAGCGCTTCGAATCGAACGGCGTGCTGCTCTATATCGACCCGCTCTCGTTCCAGTACCTCGACGGCACCGAGATCGACTTCGTCGAGGGCGTGCACGGCTCGGGCTTCAAGTTTGGCAACCCGAAGGTCAGCAGCACCTGCGGCTGCGGCTCCTCGTTCCACGTCTAGCATCGGCTGGTGGGGCGTGACGCCGTGTCGTGCGCCCGTGGGTTGGCCGGCCAGCCGGCTCGTTTTTCCTCAATGGTCGGGGAGAGCCTTCAAGAATTCCCGCGGAAATGACGGTGCCCAAATATCGACGTTACGGGACGAAACCAACTGCGCCGGCGGTTCGTACCTAAAATTCGAGTCGACCCCAAGGATAGCGGCCGGACGAAGACCGACGGCCAAGCGCACGCGCGCGCGCCTCTTTCGGGGTCCGAGTTGGCGTCTCGCATGAGCGAGCGCCGCCCCTGAGCCAGCCTGCACAGCAGCCGGAGCCATCGATGACGAACAGCCCGAACCCGGACGTCTCCCGATACATCAGCACCGTCCACGGCTACCCGAAGCTCGAGCGCGAGGAGGAGGCGGACCTCGCGCGCCGCTGGCGGGCCACGCAAGATCGTCGCGCGGCAGACCGCCTGGTCCGCTCCCACCTCCGCTACGTGGTGGCCATCGCGCTCAAGTACCGGCGCTACGGGCTCCCGCTCCAAGAGCTCATCGCCGAGGGCAACTTCGGCCTGGTGCACGCGCTCGCCAAGTTCGAGCCGGAGCGCGGCAACCGGTTCGTCACCTACGCGGCGTACTGGATCCGCGCTTACGTGCTGAACTACATCATCCGCTCCTGGAGCCTGGTGGGCGTCGGCTCCGGCGCGCTCCGCTCGAAGATGTTCTTCAAGCTCCGCCGCGAGCGGGTGCGGGTCACCAACTTGGTCGGCGAGGGCGAGCTCGCCGATCAAATGCTCGCCGAGCGCTTCAAGCTCCCCGCCGAGCAAGTGAGGGGGATGCTGCGGCGGCTCGAGACGCGTGATCTCTCGCTCGACGCTACCGTGTTCGATGACTCCGCGACGCGCCTGGTCGACACCCTGGCCTCGCCCGAGCTCAGCTCCGAAGAGGCCTCGAGCGCGAGCCAGCTCCGCGATCGGGTGCGCGACACGGTGCGGAGCGCGGTCACCGGCCTCGACGAACGCGAGCGCTTCATCGTCGAGCATCGCCTGATGGCGGACCGCGAGGATGAGCTCTCGCTCGCCGAGATCGGCCGCCGCCTCGGCGTGTCGCGCGAGCGCGCCCGGCAGCTCGAGGCGCGCGCCAAGCGGAAGCTGAAGACGCGCATCGAGGAGCTCTCCGCGGCCTCCGGCGACGACTGGCTGCACGCCGCCTGAGCGCTCGAGCTCGGGGGGCGGGCCGGCGCGGCCGGCGTCGCGGAGCGCAGCGCTCGCGTCGTCGCCCGCGCCGCTCGCGTCGCCGGCGCGCTTGCCGGCGCGGCTCGGACGCCCTAGCCTGCACGGGTCAGAGCAGCCGAGGCGATCGCTCGGCTCCGTGAGGAGCCGGGAGGAAAGTCCGGGCTCCACAGGGCAGGATGCCGGGTAACGCCCGGTGAGGGTGACCTCGAGGATAGCGCCACAGAAAATGAACCGCCCGACTCGAGCTCCGGCTCGCGCCGGGTAAGGGTGAAAAGGTGGGGTAAGAGCCCACCGCGTGACCGGTAACGGCCACGGCATGGCAAACCCCATCCGGAGCAAGGCCGCATAGAGGGGCGTTCGAGGGCTGCCCGCCCAAGCCCCAGGGTTGGCCGCACGAGGCGTTCGGTGACGGGCGCCCCAGATGAATGACCGCCAGCCGCACGGAGGCGACTCCGCGCGACGACAGAACCCGGCTTACCGACCGCTCCGACCACCGCCAGCAGGCCTCGGCCTGCTGGCGGCGTCCTATCGCACCCAGGCTCACTGCGCGGCGAACACGAACGGGACGTTCACGGTGGTCGAGCCGCTGGACGGCGGGAACTGCCAGCCGCGAACCTTCGAGCCAATGCAGCCCGCGAGGCCGTGATACCCCTTCGGATCGCCGCTCGTGCTCACGCTCTGCACCGAGCCGCTCGGCGCCACCTTGATGGTCACCGACACGCGCGCCGAGGTCGGCGCGTCCTTGTCGCGCGCGTCGAGCGCAGGTTGCCAGCAGCTCCGCCGGACGCTGCTCGTGTAGCGCGACACGGTCGCCTGGACCTTCGCGCCGTCGAGCGGCTCACCGCTGCTGCCAGCGCCGCTCCCATCGCCGCTCGGGGCCTTCGGCCCGCCTGGGCCTTGCAGCCCCGACAGCCCGTCGAGCCCGGAGAGACCGGTCGGCTTCGACGACGGGGGCTCGCCGCTCTTGGCCGCCGGCGCGCCCTTCGCCACCAGCTTGCCACCCGCCCCGGCGGCGGGCGCGCCCGCGTCCTTGTCGTCGCCGGTGGCCGCGGCGGTCGACGCGGCCCCTGGCTCGCCCGGCGTGCCCTTGCTCCCCGACGCCGGCACCTCCACGTACTTGACGATCTGCTCGGCCGGCTTGTCCTTGTTGAACACGACAAAACCGATGGTGAGCCCGAACAGCAGCGCGACCGCGACCGCGATCCACGCCGCCGGCGAGGTGCCCCGACGCGGCGGGATGACCGCGTCGAGGTCGAAATCACCGGCCGCCTGCTCGGAGACGACCGCGGCGCGGCTCGGCTTGAACGGATCGGACAGCGCGCCGACCGCCGCGACCGGAGCGCCGACCGCCGCGACCGCCGCCGGCGGCGCGGCGCTCGCGAGCGGCTCCGGCGGCAAGCGGGAAGCGCGCGCGCTCGAGAGCCCCTCCTCGACGATGGCGAGGAGCTCCGGGAAGTTCTTGAGCGGCAGCCACTCCTCGAAGCCGTCCCGCCACACGAGCGACTCCGCCGTCACCGCACCGGAGCCAGCCTTCGAGCGCAGCTCGCTCAGCCGCATCGGGCCCATCGGCACGCCGTTGATCCCGACGTGCCAGTCCTCGGAGGCCGACGCGAGATCCTCGAGCGCGGTCGACACGGGCGCCGCTCCGACCGCGGCGGCAAAAGCGCCGGCGAGCGCGCCCGCGCCCGCGATGATGGTCCGCTCGTCGTCCTCGGCGGCGTAAGCGGCGGCCCCAGGGGTCGCGCTGCGAACGGCGGCCGCCGGCGCAGGCGACGGCGCGACCGCTCGCGCTCCCGCTGGCGTGCCGGTGCCCGCGGGGGTCGGCGTCGCGCGAGGCGTCGCGCGAGGGACGGCCGCCGGCGCCGGCGAAGCGCCGGCGTGCGACGGGGCCGGTCGGCGAGGAGGCGGCGCGACCGCGCCCGGGCGCGCGAGCGGCCCCCCGCCGTGCGTAGTCGCGTGCGATGGCGGCGCGCGGAGCGGCGTGGTCGCCGGACGCGCGCCGGCGAGCCGCGGCGCTGCTGCACCGAGCGGCGACGAGCCGAGCGGCGCCCGCGCGGGCGGCGGCTTCGCCGCTGACGGCGAGGAGCCCGTCGCAGGTGGCCGGGGCGAAGGCGGGGCGAGCGCTCCGGCCGAATGGGTGTCGTCCGGGGGCGGCGGCGTCGAGCCGGCCGCGCCGAGCGGAGCCACCTCGCCGAGCTTGCTGATTCGGATTTCATAGCCGCACTTGCGGCACTTCATGCGAACCGGCTTGCCCGCGATCTTCTCGTCGGCGATCTGGTACTTCGC
Above is a window of Deltaproteobacteria bacterium DNA encoding:
- a CDS encoding S41 family peptidase, which encodes MARSLLAAALALSLALAAAQASATEFDAAGRATFSAKAAWTLGFEPGEPALPDAGEPDAGDAGGPTPLDIAESQAALEGSHVLAVPRFAGVSIPLALPASPSSYRVTVWARGELIATVEASYGEGRVDEFGSLYPTGRMTSDGWYELETRGFSFDSSRAKLVEVGLFSPTGAEADAVEFVPDGAAAPSAACRGAIDDRACGAGRACQWGECRSMSPRVPRLPADAERDDLVAYLQGRFRLLFGPFRNRRLDLPSALAELDAMRSAADAWSFWRHFEVAVHRLHDWHTQSTGIAGFVLEQPKPISVCFIEGVADASSGVTSPDPSRLDVLVSHVGTVNALGLHAGDRLVSVDGKHPVEWARSLIGVDDGFWTASNHETHAEDVARLPGLIARFAERFEVLRCDAASGGCAGAPETLRVADIARVPAGVRADVSCDNRPRSHLPGTPPEHSRDGFYSGIVLESDSSEAIYGLEWSSLYVTGRGEPGDVGPQLAEAVATWRARARGVVLDHRSGFGGTSLGPAMIWDFVRKPVKLDSFRFRDRADEEGPASLAEGKALFDALGDEVEVAGSASARTDVPVALLTHLDGSASDWLPLGLKGAPKARIFAPFETAGGFSTRYQFGYWLGLGYSIAVGDTLAADGRTLNGTGVAPDVVVLPLQSDLLAGRDTVYDAALAWVRQELAP
- a CDS encoding iron-sulfur cluster assembly accessory protein, whose translation is MITLTTLAADRVRDIAKTEGLEGQGLRLRVVGGGCAGFQYDLFFEESPTDLDERFESNGVLLYIDPLSFQYLDGTEIDFVEGVHGSGFKFGNPKVSSTCGCGSSFHV
- a CDS encoding RNA polymerase factor sigma-32, coding for MTNSPNPDVSRYISTVHGYPKLEREEEADLARRWRATQDRRAADRLVRSHLRYVVAIALKYRRYGLPLQELIAEGNFGLVHALAKFEPERGNRFVTYAAYWIRAYVLNYIIRSWSLVGVGSGALRSKMFFKLRRERVRVTNLVGEGELADQMLAERFKLPAEQVRGMLRRLETRDLSLDATVFDDSATRLVDTLASPELSSEEASSASQLRDRVRDTVRSAVTGLDERERFIVEHRLMADREDELSLAEIGRRLGVSRERARQLEARAKRKLKTRIEELSAASGDDWLHAA
- a CDS encoding GYF domain-containing protein, whose protein sequence is MSTALEDLASASEDWHVGINGVPMGPMRLSELRSKAGSGAVTAESLVWRDGFEEWLPLKNFPELLAIVEEGLSSARASRLPPEPLASAAPPAAVAAVGAPVAAVGALSDPFKPSRAAVVSEQAAGDFDLDAVIPPRRGTSPAAWIAVAVALLFGLTIGFVVFNKDKPAEQIVKYVEVPASGSKGTPGEPGAASTAAATGDDKDAGAPAAGAGGKLVAKGAPAAKSGEPPSSKPTGLSGLDGLSGLQGPGGPKAPSGDGSGAGSSGEPLDGAKVQATVSRYTSSVRRSCWQPALDARDKDAPTSARVSVTIKVAPSGSVQSVSTSGDPKGYHGLAGCIGSKVRGWQFPPSSGSTTVNVPFVFAAQ